A genomic region of Magnolia sinica isolate HGM2019 chromosome 6, MsV1, whole genome shotgun sequence contains the following coding sequences:
- the LOC131250025 gene encoding protein RESPONSE TO LOW SULFUR 3-like — protein sequence MALGMALGGPQHHQRGYSDEEEILRRRNEELEKELKEILEREKKVREEIEKTKERLIVVEEAEERLCFQLGEQEAESFYQARAYHVEIRSLKEQLSQARKLIQSATALKDQP from the coding sequence ATGGCGCTAGGCATGGCACTCGGTGGTCCGCAGCACCACCAAAGAGGGTATTCGGATGAAGAAGAGATATTGAGGAGGAGAAACGAGGAGCTGGAGAAGGAGCTGAAGGAGATCttggagagggagaagaaggtGAGGGAGGAGATAGAGAAAACGAAGGAGAGATTGATAGTGGTAGAAGAGGCGGAGGAGAGGCTGTGTTTTCAGCTGGGGGAGCAAGAGGCTGAGTCCTTCTACCAGGCACGTGCTTATCACGTGGAGATCAGGTCGTTGAAGGAGCAGCTCTCGCAAGCTCGCAAGCTGATTCAGTCCGCAACCGCTCTCAAAGATCAGCCGTAG